In Spartobacteria bacterium, the genomic stretch AGCAGACAGCGCGATGCCACTCTTTCAAACGATAGATTACGCAAAAACTGTAACAGTTCAAAAGAACGTCCAAGCCAGATAAGGACGTTGTATATCCAAGGAGTGAGCAGCCCGGTAAGCACGACCGCAGCAATAAATAATCCGCAAATCTCAGCAAACAGCAATGCACGCTGACCGAAGGAGCGCGTCTCATTCATCGACAACATCTCGTTGCATCAGGTGATCAAAATACTCGGCAACCAGCCCCATCTCTTCCATTTTTAAATAGACCTGCAAGCTCATCCAAGCATCGGTGGCGGCATAGCGAACCTGTTTATCGGTTAATGGGTCAATCTCCCAGTTTGACCGCTGGGCTGATTTGCTGATGCGCACACCCAACAAAATACCTGCCAGGCCGCGCAGTCCATGGTGATTCATGCCGGCGTGGGCGGATATGGCAGATAGATCTAAAAAACCACCTGGTTCAAATTCAGCCATTTTTCGCAGATCTTTCACATCATCACCTATCGCCACACCTGTTTTTACGATATTAGGACTAGATAAAACGGAACATAGCGCATCGGTCAATCCTGTTTTTTGCACCTTAATCAGGAAGACAATCTGAGGCGTGGCAATTTGCACCAATGCTGGCGGAAAAAACTCTCCACGGCGATAGGACGGTTTTGATTCAATATCAAATCCAAGAACACGCTCCTTCGCCAGGAGATCCACTGCGGTGCTCAACTTGTCAACATTGCTGATAATTTCAATTTTTCCATGGTAACAATCTAGCGGCAGCGTATTTAGTTCGTCGCTGCTCATTTTTCTGTGATAAGACATGATGCGTTCCGTCTCTCTTCCTTGCTTTAGTTTTTGTAAGGGTCACAAATCGGGCCGCCCGGCTCATCATGGATGCGTATATCATTCGCTGGACCAGAAGCCAACGACGGATAATCTAATGTGTAATGAAGCCCTCGACTCTCGCATCGCTGCTGAGCACAGCGTGTGATAAGTGAGGCCACAGCAGCAATGTTTCGGAGCTCAATGACATCTGGAGTGATTAAATAGGCGGCATAATACTGACGAATTTCCTTTCGCAGCATATTGATACGGCGTGCGGCACGTTCCAGCCGTTTATTGGTGCGTACAATTCCTACATAATCCCACATGCAGGTTCGCACTTCGTTCCAGTTATGCTCAACCACAATCTGCTCATCACTGGGCACCGCATCGCCGCTACACCATGCC encodes the following:
- a CDS encoding 3'-5' exonuclease domain-containing protein 2, translated to MSYHRKMSSDELNTLPLDCYHGKIEIISNVDKLSTAVDLLAKERVLGFDIESKPSYRRGEFFPPALVQIATPQIVFLIKVQKTGLTDALCSVLSSPNIVKTGVAIGDDVKDLRKMAEFEPGGFLDLSAISAHAGMNHHGLRGLAGILLGVRISKSAQRSNWEIDPLTDKQVRYAATDAWMSLQVYLKMEEMGLVAEYFDHLMQRDVVDE